The sequence below is a genomic window from Pseudomonas cannabina.
ACGAGCATGGCGTGGTGTTGATCTTCGACGAAGTGATGACTGGCTTCCGCGTGGCCCTTGGCGGCGCGCAGGCTTATTACGACGTGAAACCCGACCTGAGCACGTTCGGCAAGATCATCGGTGGCGGCATGCCGGTCGGCTGCTTTGGCGGCAAGCGCGAGATCATGTCGCACATCGCCCCGCTCGGCCCGGTCTATCAGGCGGGTACGTTGTCCGGCAACCCGCTGGCCATGGCCGCTGGCCTGACCACCCTGCGCCTGATTAGCCGTCCAGGCTTCCACGCTGAACTGAGCGACTACACCCGTCGCCTGCTCGAAGGCCTGCAGCAGCGCGCCGACGCCGCCGGCATTCCGTTCGTGACCACTCAGGCGGGCGGTATGTTCGGCCTGTACTTTAGCGAAGCGCGCGAAATCGTTACGTTCGAAGACGTGATGACCAGCGACGCAGAGCGCTTCAAACGTTTCTTCCACTTGATGTTGGACGGCGGCGTGTACTTGGCGCCCAGCGCGTTCGAGGCTGGTTTCACTTCCATTGCCCATGGCAATGCCGAATTGCAACTCACCCTGGATGCTGCTGAAAAGGCCTTTGCCGCTCTGAAATAAACCCGCCGGATTCACGTGTGCCGGGTGTCATTGAACCGGCACCTGTGATGTCCACACATGAAACAGCGCGATAACCCCGTATTTTCCTTCTACAATGCACTGCGATAACTGCAAACGCGGGGTTGCTGGAAGTTTTGTTTCGGGTCACAGCCTGGTAAACAAGGTTATTTCGCAGCCGCGCAGCAGAAAATCCGTAAAGACTTTGTAAGGTTGGCTCTGCTTATTTCATAATGCGCAGCCAGCACGTTTAGCTGGTCGGGCCTGCCCGCACCTTTTTCAGAGGTAAGTCGACTCCCATGAACCGCACCGGCCGCACCCTTGTATTGGGCTGCCTGTTGCTTGTCTATCCCCTGCTGGCGACTGCCGGCGGCAACTCGTTGCTAGTCCCGGCGATGGGCCGTTGCACCCTGAATACTCAGCCCGAAAACCTGCCCGCTGCCCTCGCAGCCTGTCAGCAGGCCGCTCAGGGTGGGGATGCGCAGGCGCAATACGAGTTGGGTGAGTTCTATTACGAGGGCAAGAATGCACCTCGCGATTTGCCGCAGGCGCTGAATTACTTCGAACAGGCTTCCTTGCAGGGCCATGCCCAGGCGCAGTATCAACTGGGCCTGATGTTCAGCCGTGGCGAGGGCGTGCAGGCCAATAACATTCAGGCGTACATCGTGCTGAAAATGGCTGCGGTCAATGGCTCGGAAGATGCGCTGGACGCTGCCGACGAAGTATCGGCGAAGATGAAGCGCGATGAACTGGAAGTTGCCACTCAGGTACTGAGCCAGATTTTCCGCAAGTACCTGCTCGAACTGCAAACCGCCGAAGGTCGCAGTCCGTTCTCCCTATTGCCCTGATCCGGTTTCGCTCAGGGCAATCGCTGTTCAGTTCCCCGTTATCTATTTTTCCGGCATCGGCATGGGAAACGGCATCACGTTGCTGGTGCCGCGCGCCTCGCTGATCTTCGGCGTGCCCATGCGCTCGACTTCGTCGATGCGCACAATCGAATGCATCGGCACAAAACTGCGCACCACGCCTTCGAACTGCGCCTTGAGTTTCTCTTCGCTCGGGTCTACCACAACGGTCGTGCGCTCGCCGAAAACGAACTCTTCCACTTCCAGAAAGCCCCACAGATCACTTTGATAGATCTGCTTGGCGTACATTTCGAACACCTGTCCCTGGTTGAGAAAAATCACCTTGTAGATTGGAGCTTCGCGTTTGGTCATAACGGGCGGGTAACGATCAGAGATGAAAAAGGGGCGCGGACTATAGCATGTCCATCAGACAGCCAACGCTAGGAACCCGAGCCCTTCGTCCCTATAATGCGCGGTTCACTGAATCGGTTGATGATCACGCATGGCCAAAAAGCTTTACATCGAAACCCACGGTTGCCAGATGAACGAGTACGACAGCTCGCGCATGGTCGACCTGCTGGGCGAACATCAGGCTCTGGAAGTCACCGCGCGCGCGGAAGACGCCGACGTGATCCTGCTGAACACCTGCTCGATTCGCGAACGCGCCCAGGACCGAGTGTATTCGCAGCTCGGCCGCTGGCGTGAGCTGAAGCTGGCCAACCCGGAGATGGTGATTGCCGTCGGCGGCTGTGTTGCCAGCCAGGAGGGCGCGGCCATCCGCGACCGCGCGCCCTATGTAGACGTGGTCTTCGGCCCGCAGACCCTGCACCGCCTGCCGGAAATGATCGACGCGGCACGCATCACCCGCCTGCCGCAGGTCGATGTTTCATTCCCCGAAATCGAAAAATTCGACCACCTGCCTGAGCCGCGCGTCGATGGCCCGAGCGCCTACGTGTCGGTGATGGAAGGCTGCAGCAAGTACTGCACGTTCTGCGTGGTGCCTTACACCCGCGGCGAAGAAGTCAGCCGCCCGTTCGACGACGTGCTCAGCGAGGTCATCCACCTTGCAGAGAACGGCGTGCGTGAAGTCACGCTGCTCGGGCAGAACGTCAACGGCTATCGCGGCACCACCCATGACGGGCGGGTCGCGGACCTGGCCGATTTGATCCGCGTCGTTGCCGCAGTCGACGGTATCGACCGCATTCGTTACACCACCTCGCATCCGCTCGAGTTCTCCGACAGCCTGATCCAGGCTCACGCCGAAGTGCCGGAGCTGGTCAAGCACCTGCACTTGCCGGTGCAATCGGGCTCGGACCGCATTCTGGCGGCGATGAAGCGCAACCACACCACGCAGGAATACAAGTCCAGACTGCGCAAGCTGCGGGCGGCAGTGCCGGGGATCAGTATCAGTTCCGATTTCATCGTCGGCTTCCCCGGCGAGACCGAAAAAGACTTCGACAACACCATGAAGCTGATCGCGGACGTGGGTTTCGACTTCTCTTTCTCGTTCATCTACAGCCCGCGCCCCGGCACACCGGCCGCCGATTTGAAAGACGACACGCCGGAAGCCCTGAAAAAAGAGCGGCTGGCCGCCTTGCAGCATCGCCTCAACCAACAGGGTTTCGAGATCAGCCGACAGATGGTCGGCAGCATCCAGCGCATTCTGGTCACCGATTACTCGAAAAAAGACCCCGGCGAGCTTCAAGGCCGGACCGAGAACAACCGGATCGTCAATTTCCGCTGCAATAATCCAAAACTGATCGGGCAATTTGCCGACGTGCACATCGATGACGCGCAACCGCACTCATTGCGTGGCTCGCTGCTACAGTAACCTTGCGTGGCTGCATGAGCCTCGCGTCCCGCGCAGAGACGAAGATCCGAATGAATTCGTTTCTGCGCGGTCCCTACTCTTGAGCACGGTGAAACCTCCAGCGCGGCCTGTAACAAGGCAAAGCTTTCGCACGACCACCGCTAGAGGTATTCTTCAACACATCTCAATTGCCGCCGGACGGCCATTAAAAAACCTTGAACGCACCCATAGAACCTCATCGTTTCACCCTCGAACCTTTCGAGGCCCATCGTTTCGCCAATCTGTGCGGGCAACTCGACGAGCACTTGCGCCTGATCGAACAACGCCTGGACATCGAGATCCGCAATCGCGGCAATCAATTCGAGCTTATTGGCGCGACCACTCAAACCCAATCCGCCGAAAACCTTCTGCGCCGCCTGTACCGGGAAACCAAAGGTACCGAGCTGACGCCGGACATGGTTCACCTGTTTCTTCAGGAATCAGGCGTTGACGGCCTCGACAATCACCCTGCCGCCGAAGTCGGCGTCTCGCTGCGCACCAAAAAGGGCATGATTCGCCCGCGCGGCCTGAATCAGCAGCGTTACGTCAAGGAAGTCCTCAGCAACGATATCAACTTCGGCATCGGCCCTGCGGGTACCGGCAAGACCTATCTGGCCGTCGCCTGCGCAGTCGATGCGCTCGAACGCGAGCAGATACGCCGTATCCTGCTCGTGCGACCGGCCGTCGAGGCGGGCGAGAAGCTCGGCTTCCTGCCGGGTGACCTGGCGCAGAAAATCGACCCGTACCTGCGCCCGCTGTATGACGCGCTGTACGAGATGCTCGGCTTCGAATATGTCGCCAAACTGATCGAGAAACAGGTTATTGAAGTGGCACCGCTGGCTTACATGCGCGGACGCACCCTTAATAACAGCTTCATCATTCTCGACGAAAGTCAGAACACCACCGTAGAGCAGATGAAGATGTTCCTGACCCGTATCGGCTTTGGCTCTACCGCCGTGATCACCGGCGACATCACTCAGGTCGACCTGCCCAAGGGCACCCGGTCGGGCCTGACGCATGTCATCGATGTGCTTAAGGACGTGCCAGGCATCAGTTTCACGCATTTCAAGCCAAAGGATGTAGTTCGCCACCCGCTGGTGCAGCGCATCGTTGAAGCCTATGAGCGCTTCGATGACCAGCTCAGCGATGGCCCGTCGGGCAACAACGGTTACTCACGGGACAAGAATCGCAATGCTTGAGCTGGACCTGCAGGTTGCGAGCGAAACGCCAGCCCCCCGTGAAGACCAATTGCGCCTGTGGTGCGAGATGGGCCTGCGCCAGCGCAGTGCCGATTCCGAGCTGACGATCCGGCTGGTTGACGAAACCGAAGGCCGTGAGCTCAATCACACCTGGCGGCACAAGGACTACGCGACCAATGTGCTGTCGTTCCCGGCCGATGTTCCGGATGACATGCTGGATATCCCGCTGCTGGGTGATCTGGTCATCTGTGTGCCGGTGGTGAACCGCGAGGCGGCGGAACAAGGCAAACTGATCGATGCGCATTGGGCGCACATGGTCATTCATGGCTGCCTTCATCTGCTGGGTTACGACCACCTCGACGATGAAGAAGCCGAAGAAATGGAAGCGCTGGAACGAACGTTGCTTGAGGAGCTGGGCTACCCCGATCCTTACGCCGACGACGAAAGCGCCGACCTCCCACATTCAGACACACCCAGCAAGGACCACGAGTAAGGGCTATGAGCGAAGACCGATCGAGCAACGGACAAAAGTCATGGTTGGGTAAACTCACCCAGGCCTTTGTCCATGAGCCGAAAAACCGCCAGGAGCTGCTTGAGCTGCTGCGCGAAGCCCACCAGAACAAACTGCTGGACAGTGAAGCGCTGGCCATCGTCGAAGGGGCCATTCAGGTGGCTGACCTGCAAGTACGCGACATTATGGTGCCGCGCTCGCAGATGATCAGCATCAGGGCCACCCAGACACCCCGCGAATTCCTGCCCGCTGTCATCGATGCCGCGCACTCGCGCTACCCGGTGATCGGCGAGAGCCACGACGACGTGCTCGGCGTGCTGCTGGCCAAGGATCTGCTGCCGTTGATCCTCAAGGCCGACGGCGACAGCGATGACGTCAAGAAGCTGCTGCGCCCGGCCACCTTCGTGCCCGAGTCCAAGCGCCTCAACGTGCTGCTGCGTGAATTCCGCGCCAACCACAACCACATGGCCATCGTCATCGACGAGTACGGCGGTGTGGCCGGTCTGGTGACCATTGAAGACGTGCTGGAACAGATCGTCGGCGATATCGAAGACGAGCACGACGTCGAGGAAGACAGCTACATCAAACCGCTGCCCAGCGGCGACTTCCTGGTCAAGGCCCTGACGCCGGTCGAGAACTTCAACGAGTTCTTCGACAGCAGCTTTTCCGACGACGAGTTCGACACGGTCGGCGACCTGGTGATGAATGCCTTCGGTCATCTGCCCAAGCGCAACGAAATCACCGAGATCGGCGCCTATCGTTTCCGCATCCTGAGCGCTGACAGCCGTCGCATCCACTTGCTGCGCGTGAGCCCTATTTCACGTCCGTAATCATTGTCCGCAAACACCTGATGTCGCTCTAAGGAATTTACATGCGCTGGATAACCCGCCCCGGCTGGCCCGGTAACCTGCTGGCCCTGGCGGCTGGCGGACTGACGACCCTGGCCTTGGCGCCCTTCGACCTCTGGCCGTTGGTGCTGGTGGCGGTAGCGATGTTCTATCTGGGTTTGCGCGAGCTGAGCCCGCGCCAGGCCCTCGCTCGCGGCTGGTGCTACGGCTTCGGCCTGTACGGCGCGGGCACCAGCTGGATCTACGTGAGCATCCACACCTACGGCGGCGCTTCGGCGTTGCTGGCGGGCTTGTTGATGCTGCTGTTCATCGCCGCCATCGCGCTGTTCTTCGCCCTGCCCGCCTTTGTCTGGGCGCGCTGGTTACGCCGCAACGAAGCCCCGCTGGCCGACGCGCTCGCGTTTGCTGCCCTGTGGCTGGGCCAGGAAGCGTTTCGCGGCTGGTTTCTCACCGGGTTCCCGTGGCTTTACTCCGGTTACAGCCAGCTCGACGGACCGCTGGCCGGGCTTGCCCCGGTGGGTGGCGTATGGCTGATCTCGTTTGCACTGGGCCTGACTGCCGCCTTGTTGTGCAACCTGCACCGCTTGCGGGCGCGCACATCGTTTCTGGCCATGGCCGTGCTGTTGCTGCTGGCACCGTGGATCGCAGGGTTGGCACTGAAGGATCATGCCTGGACGTCACCGTCCGGCCCGCCGCTGAAAGTCGCGGCGCTGCAAGGCAATATCGAACAAAGCATGAAATGGGACCCGCAGAAGCTCAATGATCAATTGGCGCTGTATCGGGACATGACCTTTCGCTCCCGACAGGCCGATCTGATCGTCTGGCCGGAAACCGCAGTCCCGGTGCTCAAGGAGAGTGCCGAAGGTTACCTGTCGATGATGGGCAAGTTTGCCTCGGACCGGGGCGCGGCGCTGATTACCGGGGTTCCGGTGCGCGAGCCGAACGGGCGTGGCGAGTACCGTTATTACAACGGCATCACGGTCACGGGTCAGGGCGACGGCACCTATTACAAGCAGAAGCTCGTTCCGTTCGGTGAATACGTGCCGCTGCAAGACCTGCTGCGCGGGCTGATCTCGTTCTTCGACCTGCCGATGTCGGACTTCGCACGCGGCCCGAACGATCAGGCGCTGTTGCAGGCCAAGGGTTATCAGATCGCGCCGTTCATCTGCTACGAAGTGGTCTATCCGGAGTTCGCTGCGGGCCTTTCAGCACAAAGCGACCTGCTGCTGACGGTCAGCAATGACACGTGGTTCGGCACCTCGATCGGCCCTTTGCAGCATTTGCAGATGGCCCAGATGCGCGCGCTTGAAGCGGGCCGCTGGATGATTCGCGCCACCAACAATGGCGTGACGGCGCTGATCGACCCGTTCGGCAAAATCACGGTACAGATTCCGCAATTCGAACGCGGCGTGCTGTACGGCGAAGTGGTGCCGATGCATGAACTCACGCCTTACCTGCACTGGCGTTCGTGGCCACTGGCGATTGTCTGCCTGCTGCTGTTTGGCTGGGCGCTGATGGCGGCACGGATTTCCAAGACGGCCTGAGCACAAAGCCGATTCCGCCTGTTCTCAGGCGGGATCTACTCCCGTTCAATGGCCGCTCCTGTAGATCCATGGATAAACCAGCAAACCTGCCGCTTCATTGAGCAGCACCCCACTCTGCGTAAATACCCGACTTTCCGGCAACCAGCCGCCGAAAGGCCGGGCATTGTCTACGCCAAGAAAGCCGACCGGCGCGCCCACCACCGTGAAACCCGCCTGTTCGAAACTCCAGCGCGCCCGCGGCATGTGCCAGGCCTGCGTGACCAGTACCACGCGCTTGATACCCAACGGCTGCAACACGTTGGCGGTCAGGGTGGCGTTTTCCCAGGTCGTGCGACTCAATCCCTCCTGCCAGCGCACGGTCACACCGAAGTCCTGTTGCAGCGACTGCGCCATGATGGCCGCCTCGCTCGGCGGCTGGTCAAAGTGCAAACCGCCGGTGGTCAGGATCGGCAGACCGGATTCTTTCGCCAGGCGCGCCGCCAGCCGCAGCCGTTCCAGCCCGAGACCGGTCGGTGTATCGGCGCCCCAAGTGGGTGAATTGCGCTCGCGACCGTTACCAAGCACCACAATCGCGTCAGCCTGCTGCGCCAGTATTGCCCATTGTCGCTGCGGCAAGGGCGGCACCTGCTCCAGTTGGCGGGCGGAAAACTCCACGACCACGGGCAGGCTCATCAACCATAACCCGCCCAGCCCGAGAACAAAGCAGCCAGCCGCCAGACGCGGACGTGAACGACGCAGCCACCAGGCAGCGAGCAGCAGCAGAAACAGGATGCCAGGCGGCAACAACAGGGTTTTGAGCAGATAGCGCAACGGCATCAGGGCATCTCCAGAGATGCCCGCAGCCTAAAATGTTTGAAGCCTGACAACAATGTCCAGGCAACGCCTGGCAAGCAAACAGTCCCGCGCGCCTGCGTATGAAAGCAGGCATGGGGCGCTAGCTGCTGCGGCCTAATCTGAGAGAGGCTTTAGCCCGCCGCTTGTCTTTCAGCCAGATAATGGTCGCTGATTGCCTCGGAGCCCTGAGCAATCGGTCATGCTCCGGCACAATCGCCTCAGTGGCCGCTGACGCAGTCGTGAAAGCGTTGTGCGCCATCACAGAATCCTTCTCAAGATAGGCCTCTATCAGCTCGAACTCGGCCGAACTCAAGCCCTTGAGCTCAAGCTCGGCGGGCGACTCGTTGCGCAGCCGAACCGATGTGCTCGCCGTTTCAAGGGCAAGCCCCAGACGATCGATCAAACGCCCATACAGCTCGGATGTGCTGACTACGTGCTGCAACTCTGTCATCCGCTCACCTCCTCGAAGATAATCATCACCCTCGGGTTGAGCTTAGCGCCGCTTTAAAAACAGGTCGGAGGCTGCGACCAACGGCCAGATAGAGCGGTCAGGCGGGCTTTGCCTTCGCGAGAGGCAATCAGGGTTTCCCTCGGTAGACGGCCCTCATGTATGCTACGGCGCTTCCTGTAATTCCACTTCCGCGCGCTTGAGCCCGAACGCACCGCACAGACAGATACAATTGTCCGGCAAGCGGTGCCAACCTGACTCGGCAAAGCAACGAAGGGGTCAAGGGTCACTAATCTTTAGCAAAAAGTAGCCATGCACGAACTCTATCAGCCCCGCGAAATCGAAGCCGCCGTCCAGACCTTCTGGGATGAGCAAAAGTCTTTTGAAGTCAGTGAACAGCCAGGCAAGGACACGTTCTATTGCCTGTCGATGTTTCCTTACCCGAGCGGCAAGCTGCACATGGGCCATGTGCGCAACTACACCATTGGTGACGTGATCTCCCGCTATCAGCGCATGCTGGGCAAGAATGTCCTGCAACCGCTGGGCTGGGATGCGTTCGGCATGCCGGCGGAAAACGCCGCGATCGACAACAATGTCGCACCGGCCAAGTGGACCTACGAAAACATCGCCTACATGAAGAACCAGCTCAAGAGCCTGGGTCTGGCGGTCGACTGGTCTCGCGAAGTCACTACCTGCAAGCCCGATTACTATCGCTGGGAACAATGGCTGTTCACTCGCCTGTTCGAAAAAGGCGTGATCTACCGCAAGAACGGTACCGTCAACTGGGACCCGGTCGACCAGACCGTACTCGCCAACGAGCAGGTCATCGACGGCCGTGGCTGGCGTTCCGGGGCGCTGATCGAAAAGCGCGAAATCCCGATGTACTACTTCAAGATCACGGCCTACGCCGACGAGCTGCTGGAAAGCCTCGACGAGTTGCCGGGCTGGCCTGAACAGGTCAAGACCATGCAGCGCAACTGGATCGGCAGATCGCGCGGCATGGAAGTGCAGTTCCCCTACGATCAGGCGTCAATTGGCGAAGCCGGCGCGCTTAAAGTGTTTACCACTCGCCCTGACACGCTGATGGGCGCGACTTACGTCGCCGTTGCCGCCGAGCACCCGCTGGCCACCCTCGCAGCGCAAGGCAACTCTGCACTGCAAGCGTTCATCGATGAATGCAAGGGCGGCAGCGTCGCCGAAGCCGATGTCGCCACGCAGGACAAGAAAGGTCAGCCGACCTCGCTGTTCGTCGAACATCCACTGACCGGTGAAAAACTGCCGGTGTGGGTCGCCAATTATGTGCTGATGCACTATGGCGACGGCGCCGTCATGGCGGTACCTGCGCACGATGAGCGTGATTTCGAATTCGCCACCCAGTACGGCCTGCCGATCAAGCCGGTTGTACGCACCAGCGCGGGCGATGAAACGCCTGCACCGTGGCAGGCTGCGTATGGCGAACACGGCGAACTGATCAATTCCGGCGAATTCAACGGCCTGAATTTACAGGACGCGTTCGATGCTATCGAAGCTGCGCTGGTCAAGAAATCTTTGGGCCAGTCCCGCACCCAGTTCCGTCTGCGTGACTGGGGCATCAGCCGTCAGCGTTACTGGGGCTGCCCGATCCCGATCGTGCATTGCGACACCTGTGGTGACGTGCCGGTCCCGGAAGACCAGTTGCCTGTCGTGCTGCCGGAAGACGTCGTACCCGACGGCGCCGGCTCGCCGCTGGCGCGCATGCCTGAGTTCTACGAGTGCAGTTGCCCGAAATGCGGCGCACCGGCCAAGCGTGAAACCGACACCATGGACACCTTCGTCGAGTCCTCCTGGTACTACGCACGTTATGCCTCGCCGCATTACGAAGGTGGTCTGGTCGAGCCAAACGCGGCCAACCACTGGTTGCCGGTCGATCAATACATCGGCGGTATCGAACACGCGATTCTGCACCTGCTTTACGCGCGCTTCTTCCACAAGCTGATGCGCGATGAAGGCCTGGTGACCTCGAACGAACCGTTCAAGAACCTGCTGACCCAGGGCATGGTCAACGCCGAAACCTATTTCCGCATGGAAACCAGCGGCAAGAAGACCTGGATCAACCCGGCCGACGTGACCCTCGAAAGAGACGCCAAGGCCAAGGTCATCAGCGCCACGCTGACCAGCGACGGTCTGCCGGTGGAAATCGGTGGCACGGAAAAGATGTCGAAGTCGAAGAAGAACGGCATCGACCCGCAGACCATGATCGATCAGTACGGCGCAGACACCTGCCGTCTGTTCATGATGTTCGCTTCCCCGCCTGACATGAGCCTGGAATGGTCCGACTCGGGCGTCGAGGGTTCGCATCGCTTCCTGCGTCGCGTCTGGCGTCTGGCCCAGAGCCATGTTGCTCAAGGTCCGGCGACCGTGCTGGACATTGCTGCGTTGACCGATGAGCAAAAGGCGATCCGCCGTTCGATCCATCAGGCCATCAAGCAGGCGAGCCAGGATATTGGCCAGAACCAGAAATTCAACACCGCTGTCGCGCAAGTGATGACGCTGATGAATGTGCTGGAAAAGGCCCCGCAAGCTACGCCGCAAGACCGTGCGCTGCTGCAGGAAGGCCTGGAAACGGTCACTCTGCTGCTGGCACCGATCACGCCGCACATCAGCCATGAGCTGTGGACCGAGCTGGGCCATAGCGAACCCGTCATCGATGCAGGCTGGCCGGTTTTCGATGCCAGTGCGCTGGTGCAGGACAGCCTGCAACTGGTCATTCAGGTCAACGGCAAGCTGCGCGGCCATATCGAAATGCCCGCCAGTGCCAGCCGTGAAGAAGTCGAAGCGGCCGCACGCCTCAACGAAAACGTATTGCGCTTCACTGATGGCCTGACCATTCGCAAGGTGATCGTCGTACCTGGCAAGCTGGTCAACATCGTCGCAAGCTGATTGGATCGGGCGCTCGGCAGATGCCGGGCGTCGAACATATTTTCAGGGTACGCCATGTCGGCCCAAACGGATTCAAGGGGAGCATCAAGATGATCAAACGCAATCTGCTGGTAATGGGCCTGGCCGTTCTGTTGAGTGCCTGTGGCTTCCAGCTGCGTGGCACCGGCACCACCGAGCTGGCGCTCAAGGAGCTGGACGTCAGCGCACGAAATGCCTACGGCGAAACCGTGACCCAGCTCACTCGCCTGCTGACCAGTTCAGGCGTCAAGGTCTACACTGGCGCGCCTTACAAGCTGATCCTGACCAACGAAGCTGAAAACCAGCGCACCGCCAGCTATTCCGGTTCGGGCCGTTCGGCAGAGTATCAGTTGACCACCACGCTCAACTACGAAATCCACGGCGACAGAGACCGCCTGCTGCTGGACAGCAAGGTCACCGCAGACCGCTCCTACGTGCATGATGGCAACAACCTGACCGGTTCTGACCAGGAAGCGGCGCAGGTTCGTCAGGAAATGCGCAACGACCTGATCCAGAAGCTGATCGCGCGCCTGCAACAACTGACGCCGGCCCGTCTGGAAGAGCTTCAGGCCAAGGCCGACGCGGTTGCCAAGGCCGAAGCCGAAGCCGATGCACTGGAAGCCGCTCAGCGCATCCGCGACGCGACGCCTCAGCAGTCGCCTGTCGAAATTCCAACCAGGTAAGTGTCCGGGGCCAGGCATCTGGCCCCGACATCCTCTGACTCATGAAACTCGCCCCCGCC
It includes:
- a CDS encoding tetratricopeptide repeat protein, translated to MNRTGRTLVLGCLLLVYPLLATAGGNSLLVPAMGRCTLNTQPENLPAALAACQQAAQGGDAQAQYELGEFYYEGKNAPRDLPQALNYFEQASLQGHAQAQYQLGLMFSRGEGVQANNIQAYIVLKMAAVNGSEDALDAADEVSAKMKRDELEVATQVLSQIFRKYLLELQTAEGRSPFSLLP
- a CDS encoding YdcF family protein codes for the protein MPLRYLLKTLLLPPGILFLLLLAAWWLRRSRPRLAAGCFVLGLGGLWLMSLPVVVEFSARQLEQVPPLPQRQWAILAQQADAIVVLGNGRERNSPTWGADTPTGLGLERLRLAARLAKESGLPILTTGGLHFDQPPSEAAIMAQSLQQDFGVTVRWQEGLSRTTWENATLTANVLQPLGIKRVVLVTQAWHMPRARWSFEQAGFTVVGAPVGFLGVDNARPFGGWLPESRVFTQSGVLLNEAAGLLVYPWIYRSGH
- the ybeY gene encoding rRNA maturation RNase YbeY, translated to MLELDLQVASETPAPREDQLRLWCEMGLRQRSADSELTIRLVDETEGRELNHTWRHKDYATNVLSFPADVPDDMLDIPLLGDLVICVPVVNREAAEQGKLIDAHWAHMVIHGCLHLLGYDHLDDEEAEEMEALERTLLEELGYPDPYADDESADLPHSDTPSKDHE
- the leuS gene encoding leucine--tRNA ligase, with amino-acid sequence MHELYQPREIEAAVQTFWDEQKSFEVSEQPGKDTFYCLSMFPYPSGKLHMGHVRNYTIGDVISRYQRMLGKNVLQPLGWDAFGMPAENAAIDNNVAPAKWTYENIAYMKNQLKSLGLAVDWSREVTTCKPDYYRWEQWLFTRLFEKGVIYRKNGTVNWDPVDQTVLANEQVIDGRGWRSGALIEKREIPMYYFKITAYADELLESLDELPGWPEQVKTMQRNWIGRSRGMEVQFPYDQASIGEAGALKVFTTRPDTLMGATYVAVAAEHPLATLAAQGNSALQAFIDECKGGSVAEADVATQDKKGQPTSLFVEHPLTGEKLPVWVANYVLMHYGDGAVMAVPAHDERDFEFATQYGLPIKPVVRTSAGDETPAPWQAAYGEHGELINSGEFNGLNLQDAFDAIEAALVKKSLGQSRTQFRLRDWGISRQRYWGCPIPIVHCDTCGDVPVPEDQLPVVLPEDVVPDGAGSPLARMPEFYECSCPKCGAPAKRETDTMDTFVESSWYYARYASPHYEGGLVEPNAANHWLPVDQYIGGIEHAILHLLYARFFHKLMRDEGLVTSNEPFKNLLTQGMVNAETYFRMETSGKKTWINPADVTLERDAKAKVISATLTSDGLPVEIGGTEKMSKSKKNGIDPQTMIDQYGADTCRLFMMFASPPDMSLEWSDSGVEGSHRFLRRVWRLAQSHVAQGPATVLDIAALTDEQKAIRRSIHQAIKQASQDIGQNQKFNTAVAQVMTLMNVLEKAPQATPQDRALLQEGLETVTLLLAPITPHISHELWTELGHSEPVIDAGWPVFDASALVQDSLQLVIQVNGKLRGHIEMPASASREEVEAAARLNENVLRFTDGLTIRKVIVVPGKLVNIVAS
- the lnt gene encoding apolipoprotein N-acyltransferase, which codes for MRWITRPGWPGNLLALAAGGLTTLALAPFDLWPLVLVAVAMFYLGLRELSPRQALARGWCYGFGLYGAGTSWIYVSIHTYGGASALLAGLLMLLFIAAIALFFALPAFVWARWLRRNEAPLADALAFAALWLGQEAFRGWFLTGFPWLYSGYSQLDGPLAGLAPVGGVWLISFALGLTAALLCNLHRLRARTSFLAMAVLLLLAPWIAGLALKDHAWTSPSGPPLKVAALQGNIEQSMKWDPQKLNDQLALYRDMTFRSRQADLIVWPETAVPVLKESAEGYLSMMGKFASDRGAALITGVPVREPNGRGEYRYYNGITVTGQGDGTYYKQKLVPFGEYVPLQDLLRGLISFFDLPMSDFARGPNDQALLQAKGYQIAPFICYEVVYPEFAAGLSAQSDLLLTVSNDTWFGTSIGPLQHLQMAQMRALEAGRWMIRATNNGVTALIDPFGKITVQIPQFERGVLYGEVVPMHELTPYLHWRSWPLAIVCLLLFGWALMAARISKTA
- the miaB gene encoding tRNA (N6-isopentenyl adenosine(37)-C2)-methylthiotransferase MiaB — protein: MAKKLYIETHGCQMNEYDSSRMVDLLGEHQALEVTARAEDADVILLNTCSIRERAQDRVYSQLGRWRELKLANPEMVIAVGGCVASQEGAAIRDRAPYVDVVFGPQTLHRLPEMIDAARITRLPQVDVSFPEIEKFDHLPEPRVDGPSAYVSVMEGCSKYCTFCVVPYTRGEEVSRPFDDVLSEVIHLAENGVREVTLLGQNVNGYRGTTHDGRVADLADLIRVVAAVDGIDRIRYTTSHPLEFSDSLIQAHAEVPELVKHLHLPVQSGSDRILAAMKRNHTTQEYKSRLRKLRAAVPGISISSDFIVGFPGETEKDFDNTMKLIADVGFDFSFSFIYSPRPGTPAADLKDDTPEALKKERLAALQHRLNQQGFEISRQMVGSIQRILVTDYSKKDPGELQGRTENNRIVNFRCNNPKLIGQFADVHIDDAQPHSLRGSLLQ
- a CDS encoding HlyC/CorC family transporter, producing MSEDRSSNGQKSWLGKLTQAFVHEPKNRQELLELLREAHQNKLLDSEALAIVEGAIQVADLQVRDIMVPRSQMISIRATQTPREFLPAVIDAAHSRYPVIGESHDDVLGVLLAKDLLPLILKADGDSDDVKKLLRPATFVPESKRLNVLLREFRANHNHMAIVIDEYGGVAGLVTIEDVLEQIVGDIEDEHDVEEDSYIKPLPSGDFLVKALTPVENFNEFFDSSFSDDEFDTVGDLVMNAFGHLPKRNEITEIGAYRFRILSADSRRIHLLRVSPISRP
- a CDS encoding DUF1820 family protein, which gives rise to MTKREAPIYKVIFLNQGQVFEMYAKQIYQSDLWGFLEVEEFVFGERTTVVVDPSEEKLKAQFEGVVRSFVPMHSIVRIDEVERMGTPKISEARGTSNVMPFPMPMPEK
- a CDS encoding PhoH family protein → MNAPIEPHRFTLEPFEAHRFANLCGQLDEHLRLIEQRLDIEIRNRGNQFELIGATTQTQSAENLLRRLYRETKGTELTPDMVHLFLQESGVDGLDNHPAAEVGVSLRTKKGMIRPRGLNQQRYVKEVLSNDINFGIGPAGTGKTYLAVACAVDALEREQIRRILLVRPAVEAGEKLGFLPGDLAQKIDPYLRPLYDALYEMLGFEYVAKLIEKQVIEVAPLAYMRGRTLNNSFIILDESQNTTVEQMKMFLTRIGFGSTAVITGDITQVDLPKGTRSGLTHVIDVLKDVPGISFTHFKPKDVVRHPLVQRIVEAYERFDDQLSDGPSGNNGYSRDKNRNA